The nucleotide sequence AGTGCCGAACAGCAGCGCGGCGGCCAGGAGAAGCGGACAAAGTCTGAGCAGATTGCGCATGACACGACTTCCGAAAATTCGGGGCATTTCGAGCCCTTTGGACCGCTTTAGCAGGATCTTCCGCTGGCGCTTGTGATGGAGGTCACGAAGGCGGCGCCGGCACCCGGGCGAAAGACCCCTTCTGTATGTCGCACCAGCGGCGGCGCGGTTCGCCGGCAAATGCGCGTCGCGGAGCGGGTTCCATCAGCCATCTCCGACGTGCCCCCGATATTGCGGCAGATCGTCCGTAATCTCGTGCCAAGCCGCCTTCGAGCCCACGAAAATATGGACGCTTGGCCGGATTGAGGGGGCATCGACCAGGGTTCCCATGGCGACATGGACCCATTTGCCCTCGCGCACCTGGGAATAAAGCAGCGAGCCGCACCGGGCGCAGTGAGCATCATGGGTCGTGTCGTCCCCGTAGATGAGGCGCTTGTCCTCGCCCTGGACGATACGGAGCTTGTCCTGCGTGATCCCCGCGAACGGCTTGAAGGCGGAGCCGGTGGTACGGCGGCAGTTCGAGCAGTGGCAGTTCATCGCATAGGAGAAGGCATCCGCCACCTCAAAGCGCACGGCACGGCAATAGCATTCGCCGGCGAGGATACGAGCGTTCGAATTTTCTGATGCGGTCATGACGACGCCTTCGCGCAAATGGCTGACACACCCATAGCGCATTTTGATGTGTACGACTAAGTT is from Bradyrhizobium xenonodulans and encodes:
- a CDS encoding GFA family protein, yielding MTASENSNARILAGECYCRAVRFEVADAFSYAMNCHCSNCRRTTGSAFKPFAGITQDKLRIVQGEDKRLIYGDDTTHDAHCARCGSLLYSQVREGKWVHVAMGTLVDAPSIRPSVHIFVGSKAAWHEITDDLPQYRGHVGDG